In Geobacter anodireducens, a genomic segment contains:
- a CDS encoding DNA mismatch repair protein MutS: MKKKSPQSGQKKNEFSPSPFSGLKGFRPEPATPEKTPPTVAPPPPRSMAEPDDLNLFLREMAGVRRMDRPDKGQSAQHQRKEPAGPARGAGDDPAKSLEAADQAAFAEAIARLKLDVNFRESLPGDSGAPRPVSRLRQLKNGQIRIDLELDLHGLTREEAVASLERFIAGAHRRGQKAVLVITGKGNNSSGEPVLQGAVLSWLRERGKGMVAEFAPAPRDMGGSGAVVVFLRTMRVKAG; the protein is encoded by the coding sequence ATGAAGAAGAAAAGTCCGCAATCCGGACAGAAAAAGAATGAGTTCTCCCCCAGTCCCTTCAGCGGCCTCAAGGGTTTCCGTCCCGAGCCGGCCACCCCGGAGAAAACGCCGCCGACGGTTGCCCCCCCTCCGCCCCGGAGCATGGCGGAGCCCGACGATCTGAATCTTTTCCTGAGGGAGATGGCCGGCGTGCGCCGGATGGATCGGCCGGACAAGGGACAGTCGGCGCAGCATCAACGGAAGGAGCCGGCCGGGCCGGCACGGGGCGCTGGCGATGATCCGGCGAAGAGTCTGGAGGCTGCCGACCAGGCGGCCTTTGCCGAAGCCATCGCGCGGTTGAAGCTCGATGTGAATTTTCGCGAAAGCCTGCCGGGCGATAGCGGTGCTCCCCGCCCGGTGAGCCGGTTGCGCCAGCTCAAAAATGGCCAGATACGGATCGATCTTGAGCTGGACCTCCACGGGCTCACCCGGGAAGAGGCAGTGGCGAGCCTGGAGCGGTTTATCGCCGGTGCCCATCGGAGGGGCCAGAAGGCTGTCCTTGTCATTACGGGAAAGGGGAACAACTCTTCCGGCGAGCCGGTGCTCCAGGGAGCGGTCCTTTCCTGGCTCCGGGAGCGGGGCAAGGGCATGGTGGCCGAATTTGCGCCGGCCCCCCGGGACATGGGGGGCAGCGGCGCAGTGGTTGTTTTTCTCCGGACGATGAGAGTCAAAGCGGGCTAG
- a CDS encoding hypoxanthine-guanine phosphoribosyltransferase (Catalyzes the salvage synthesis of inosine-5'-monophosphate (IMP) and guanosine-5'-monophosphate (GMP) from the purine bases hypoxanthine and guanine, respectively), whose product MSVTLDEIKQVYQEADCLFSEAEVEAAIDRLAAAVTERLAEANPLVFCVMNGGLIVTGKLLPRLGFPLEIEYLHATRYGHHIFGKSLDWRVRPAVDLRERTVLVVDDILDEGATLDAIAEWCRQEGAAEVLTAVLVDKEHDRKARPGLKADFTGLVSPDRFLFGYGMDYKGYWRNAPGIYAVKGY is encoded by the coding sequence ATGTCCGTAACTCTCGATGAAATCAAGCAAGTCTACCAAGAGGCCGACTGTCTCTTCTCCGAAGCAGAAGTGGAGGCCGCCATCGACCGGCTTGCCGCCGCGGTCACCGAACGTCTGGCCGAGGCCAATCCCCTGGTTTTCTGCGTCATGAACGGGGGGCTCATCGTCACCGGCAAGTTGCTGCCCCGGCTCGGGTTCCCCCTGGAGATCGAATACCTCCATGCCACGCGCTACGGGCACCACATCTTCGGCAAATCCCTTGACTGGCGGGTGCGGCCCGCTGTGGACCTGAGAGAACGGACGGTTCTGGTCGTGGATGACATCCTGGACGAGGGGGCAACGCTCGACGCCATTGCCGAATGGTGCCGGCAGGAGGGGGCGGCGGAGGTCCTCACCGCCGTGCTCGTGGACAAGGAGCATGACCGGAAGGCCCGGCCGGGGTTGAAAGCCGACTTCACGGGGCTTGTGTCCCCGGACCGTTTCCTCTTCGGCTATGGCATGGATTACAAGGGATACTGGCGCAACGCGCCGGGGATCTATGCGGTGAAGGGGTATTAG
- a CDS encoding transporter — protein MLSILLENPLLVLFLVAAIGYPLGRIKIRGSSLGVAAVLFVGLAMGSLHPELKLPEIVYVLGLALFVYTIGLSSGPAFVASLRREGVRNNALIIGMLLVAAGLAVGAQRLLGLTGTVTAGLFAGSLTNTPALAGALETVKHIASPELRELLLAEPVVGYSVAYPMGVMGVVLAISLVQKLWKIDYGEEGKRLRLAGTASEALRSMTVRIAWPGAGRHTVAELARHEKWDVIFGRIRRGDSYLLTGPQVRFQPGDLVTAVGTETELRRVAAFLGEVSEEEITVDRSEYDYRRIFVSNPRVAGRQLGELNLFENYGATITRVRRGDDDFLPHDDMVLELGDRVRVVTHRDHMAEVTAFFGDSYRAVSEVDILTFSLGLALGLLLGIIPIPLPGGITLKLGFAGGPLIVALILGTIGRSGSMVWSLPYSANMTLRQIGLVLFLAGVGTRAGYGFVTTLAKGGGLAIFAAGAVVTCLTALATLWIGHRLMNIPMSILIGMVAGLQTQPAVLGYALEQTGNDLPNIGYASVYPVATISKILIVQILLTMLM, from the coding sequence ATGCTTTCAATCCTCCTTGAAAACCCTCTTCTTGTGTTGTTTCTCGTGGCGGCAATCGGCTATCCCCTCGGCAGGATCAAAATCCGGGGATCGAGCCTCGGGGTTGCGGCCGTGCTCTTCGTGGGGTTGGCCATGGGATCGCTCCATCCCGAGCTGAAGCTTCCCGAAATCGTCTATGTCCTGGGCCTCGCCCTGTTCGTCTATACCATCGGCCTCTCCAGCGGACCCGCATTCGTGGCGTCCCTGCGGCGGGAGGGGGTCCGCAACAACGCCCTGATCATCGGGATGCTCCTGGTCGCCGCCGGGCTTGCCGTGGGAGCCCAGCGGCTCCTGGGGCTTACGGGCACCGTCACCGCCGGCCTCTTCGCCGGCAGCCTCACCAATACCCCCGCCCTGGCCGGGGCCCTGGAAACCGTCAAGCACATTGCTTCGCCGGAACTGCGTGAACTGCTGCTGGCCGAACCGGTGGTGGGCTACTCGGTGGCCTACCCCATGGGGGTCATGGGGGTGGTGCTCGCCATCAGCCTGGTGCAGAAGCTCTGGAAAATCGATTATGGCGAGGAAGGGAAGCGGCTCAGGCTTGCCGGAACCGCGTCGGAGGCGCTGCGGAGCATGACGGTACGCATCGCCTGGCCCGGGGCGGGGCGCCACACCGTGGCCGAACTGGCCCGCCATGAGAAGTGGGACGTGATTTTCGGCCGGATCAGGCGCGGGGATTCATATCTTCTCACCGGCCCCCAAGTCCGCTTCCAGCCGGGCGATCTCGTCACCGCGGTGGGGACTGAGACGGAATTACGGCGGGTGGCCGCCTTTCTGGGGGAAGTGAGTGAGGAGGAGATCACCGTTGACCGGAGCGAGTACGACTACCGGCGGATTTTTGTCTCGAATCCCCGGGTGGCGGGGCGGCAGCTGGGAGAGCTGAACCTGTTCGAGAACTACGGTGCCACCATCACGCGGGTCCGGCGCGGCGACGACGATTTCCTGCCCCATGACGACATGGTCCTCGAACTGGGCGACCGGGTGCGCGTCGTCACGCACCGCGACCACATGGCGGAAGTGACGGCCTTTTTCGGCGATTCCTACCGGGCCGTGAGCGAGGTGGATATCCTCACCTTCAGTCTGGGGCTGGCCCTGGGACTTCTGCTCGGGATCATCCCCATCCCCCTGCCCGGCGGCATCACCCTCAAGCTCGGTTTCGCCGGCGGACCCCTCATAGTGGCGCTGATCCTCGGCACCATCGGCCGGTCGGGCTCCATGGTCTGGAGCCTGCCCTACAGCGCCAACATGACCCTGCGCCAGATCGGCCTGGTATTGTTCCTTGCCGGAGTCGGCACGCGGGCGGGCTACGGCTTCGTCACCACCCTTGCCAAGGGTGGCGGATTGGCCATCTTCGCTGCCGGAGCGGTGGTCACCTGCCTTACGGCCCTTGCCACCCTCTGGATCGGCCACAGACTCATGAACATTCCCATGAGCATCCTCATCGGCATGGTCGCCGGCCTCCAGACCCAGCCCGCCGTTCTCGGCTATGCCCTGGAGCAGACCGGCAACGATCTTCCCAACATCGGCTATGCCTCGGTCTATCCCGTGGCCACCATCAGCAAGATTCTCATTGTGCAGATACTGCTTACGATGCTCATGTGA
- a CDS encoding guanine permease: MKHFFHFDRHNTTYRRETVAGITTFLTMAYIIIVNPAILEAAGIPRGPSTTATIVAAVFGTVVMALYANRPFAIAPYMSENAFIAFTVVKVLGYSWQTALGAVFVAGVLFTVLTVFKVRSWLAEAIPLSLKCAFAVGIGLFLTFIGLNETGLVTLGVPGAPVKMGNIASPSVLLAVFGYLLTVFLMTRKIHGAIVIGIVATTVLSVAFGVTPMPTEFVSMPPDLSPILFQLNIGDALDIRFFPVVLTIFIMAFLDTVGTLIGLSMRADLLDEQGNLPEIEKPMLADALATTVAPLLGTSTTGAYIESATGIEEGGRTGFTALVVAGLFLLSLFFAPLFTIVPPHAYGIALIVIGSFMIEPLRRIDFEDFTELVPAFLTIVLMIFTYNIGVGMSTGLLTYPLLKTAAGKRHQVSAGMWVLAGLAVLLFVFFPKM; the protein is encoded by the coding sequence ATGAAACATTTTTTTCACTTCGACCGCCACAACACCACCTACCGCAGGGAGACGGTGGCGGGCATCACCACCTTCCTGACCATGGCGTACATCATCATCGTCAATCCCGCCATTCTCGAAGCGGCGGGCATTCCGCGGGGCCCCTCCACGACTGCCACCATCGTGGCCGCGGTCTTCGGCACGGTGGTGATGGCCTTGTACGCCAACCGCCCCTTTGCCATTGCCCCGTACATGAGCGAGAACGCCTTTATCGCCTTCACCGTGGTCAAGGTGCTGGGCTATTCATGGCAGACTGCCCTGGGTGCGGTCTTCGTGGCGGGCGTGCTGTTCACGGTCCTGACCGTCTTCAAGGTGCGGAGTTGGCTGGCCGAGGCGATCCCGCTCTCGCTCAAATGCGCCTTTGCCGTGGGCATCGGCCTGTTTCTCACCTTCATCGGCCTGAACGAAACCGGTCTCGTTACCCTCGGCGTGCCGGGGGCGCCGGTCAAGATGGGCAACATCGCCTCACCGTCGGTGCTCCTGGCGGTCTTCGGCTATCTCCTCACCGTGTTTCTCATGACGCGCAAGATTCACGGGGCCATCGTCATCGGCATCGTCGCCACCACCGTCCTGTCGGTGGCCTTTGGAGTGACGCCCATGCCGACCGAATTCGTGAGCATGCCGCCGGATCTCTCGCCGATCCTGTTTCAGCTCAACATCGGCGATGCCCTCGACATCCGCTTCTTCCCCGTGGTCCTTACCATTTTCATCATGGCGTTCCTCGATACGGTTGGCACCCTCATCGGCCTTTCCATGCGGGCCGATCTGCTGGACGAGCAGGGTAACCTGCCGGAGATCGAGAAGCCGATGCTGGCCGATGCCCTCGCCACTACCGTGGCGCCGCTGCTGGGCACCTCCACTACCGGCGCCTACATCGAATCGGCCACCGGCATTGAGGAGGGGGGGCGCACCGGCTTCACGGCCCTGGTGGTGGCGGGGCTCTTCCTGCTGTCCCTCTTTTTCGCCCCGCTCTTCACCATCGTGCCTCCCCATGCCTACGGCATCGCCCTCATCGTGATCGGTTCCTTCATGATCGAGCCGCTCCGCCGGATCGATTTCGAGGACTTTACCGAGCTGGTTCCAGCCTTCCTCACCATTGTGCTGATGATTTTCACGTACAACATCGGGGTCGGCATGAGCACGGGGCTTCTCACTTACCCCCTGCTCAAGACCGCCGCCGGCAAGAGGCACCAGGTCTCTGCAGGCATGTGGGTGCTGGCGGGGCTCGCGGTGCTGCTGTTCGTCTTTTTCCCCAAGATGTGA